One Lactobacillus sp. CBA3606 DNA segment encodes these proteins:
- a CDS encoding Stp1/IreP family PP2C-type Ser/Thr phosphatase — MDFAYRSDIGQQREENEDYVGVFKNTAGINFAIVADGIGGHQGGDVASEMAVSHMGYRFENTTFSQPTDAVKWLANEVQDENQHIIDKAREFSDLNGMGTTMVAALLFDDEFLMANIGDSRGYLLRDGELRQLTEDHSLVNELVKRGEISAEEARQHPQKNIITRTLGISPDADIDTNLYKMQAGDQLLLCSDGLTNMVTDAQLMQVLQTTTQSATEKCETLVKMANTAGGLDNITALIVAVDGEVASK; from the coding sequence GTGGATTTTGCATATCGGTCGGATATTGGCCAACAACGCGAAGAAAATGAAGACTATGTTGGCGTGTTTAAAAATACGGCGGGCATTAATTTTGCCATTGTCGCAGATGGTATCGGTGGGCATCAAGGTGGCGACGTGGCGTCCGAAATGGCGGTCTCTCATATGGGGTACCGTTTTGAAAATACGACGTTTAGTCAACCAACAGATGCCGTTAAATGGCTCGCCAACGAAGTTCAAGATGAAAATCAACATATTATTGATAAGGCGCGGGAATTCTCAGATCTAAATGGGATGGGTACCACGATGGTAGCGGCCTTATTGTTTGATGATGAGTTCTTGATGGCTAACATTGGGGACAGTCGGGGCTACCTGTTGCGCGATGGCGAACTAAGACAACTTACCGAAGACCATTCTTTAGTCAATGAGCTGGTTAAACGAGGCGAGATTTCGGCAGAAGAAGCGCGCCAACACCCACAAAAAAATATCATTACGCGAACTTTAGGCATTTCACCGGATGCTGATATTGATACTAACTTGTACAAAATGCAAGCTGGCGATCAATTGCTATTATGTTCAGACGGGTTGACTAACATGGTGACGGATGCGCAACTTATGCAGGTGTTACAAACGACAACTCAATCCGCAACTGAAAAATGTGAAACCTTAGTTAAAATGGCGAATACCGCCGGCGGTTTAGATAATATTACCGCTTTAATTGTGGCGGTTGATGGTGAGGTGGCCAGTAAATGA
- the pknB gene encoding Stk1 family PASTA domain-containing Ser/Thr kinase, whose protein sequence is MTPNYTLSGRYRIIRSLGEGGMANVYLAHDLILDRDVAVKLLRLDLRDDPKTIKRFQREALATTELVHPHIVSLYDIGEENGMQYLVMEYVKGMDLKNYIKQQFPFPRQQVIDIMEQILSAVATAHAHNIIHRDLKPQNILIDEQGNAKITDFGIAVALSEHTMTQTNTILGSVHYLSPEQARGSMATKQSDIYSLGIILYEMLTGSVPFKGETAVSIALKHFQNEMPSVRHFDADIPQALENVVLQATAKDPRERYATVEDMANDLLTTLTSTRAGEKRFEPQDLGNDETKIMPSADIAAAIAANQPADSAASVTDQQPETTATAAAQTAPLPKRSWSKRHPLRRRLIIVGVILALLMVAFGIGLALSRPQMTTVPKVTGMTQAAATTALAKRHLAVGTIKRVKSNRVAKNQVIKSTPATKAHVQVRSRINLTLSNGAKQVSFGNYINESYAAVRQTLVAEGFKVQERFSTSAVGTGQIISQDVVAGSQVLPTKTTITFTVSAGNRLVALKDLTGESQADILAYATANRLNVNFKPGYSDEQKTGYSYDQTPDGGTQVRAGSTLTVSVSKGAQPATTATLKNFYVKVTVPYVTLNSATTQSNDVKIYLADDSHLLTTLYRNVAITHNTRLSLPFQLTNGAVGRYRIVRNGVVVAENAKVTSADATNE, encoded by the coding sequence ATGACACCTAACTACACACTTAGTGGACGGTATCGGATTATCCGGTCTTTAGGTGAAGGTGGTATGGCGAATGTTTACTTGGCGCATGACTTAATATTAGATCGCGATGTCGCGGTCAAACTTTTACGGTTGGATTTACGTGATGATCCTAAGACCATCAAACGGTTTCAACGGGAAGCTTTAGCGACGACGGAATTGGTGCATCCACATATTGTGAGTTTATACGATATCGGTGAAGAAAATGGCATGCAGTATTTGGTAATGGAATATGTTAAGGGAATGGATCTCAAGAATTATATTAAGCAACAGTTTCCGTTTCCACGCCAACAAGTCATTGACATCATGGAACAAATATTAAGTGCAGTTGCTACGGCCCATGCGCACAACATTATTCATCGAGATCTAAAGCCACAAAATATCTTAATCGATGAACAGGGCAATGCTAAAATTACGGACTTTGGGATTGCCGTAGCGTTATCGGAACATACCATGACCCAAACTAATACGATTTTAGGGTCAGTCCACTACTTATCGCCCGAACAGGCGCGTGGTAGCATGGCGACTAAGCAATCGGATATTTATTCATTAGGCATTATTTTATACGAGATGTTAACGGGATCGGTCCCGTTCAAGGGGGAAACGGCAGTCTCAATTGCATTGAAGCATTTTCAAAATGAAATGCCATCGGTGCGTCATTTTGATGCTGATATTCCCCAAGCTTTAGAAAACGTGGTACTACAGGCAACCGCTAAGGATCCACGTGAACGCTATGCGACTGTCGAAGATATGGCAAATGATTTATTGACTACTTTAACGAGCACCCGCGCTGGTGAAAAACGGTTTGAACCGCAAGATTTAGGTAATGATGAGACTAAAATCATGCCTAGCGCTGACATTGCGGCGGCGATTGCGGCTAATCAACCCGCTGATTCTGCGGCGAGTGTCACCGACCAACAACCTGAAACTACGGCAACGGCTGCCGCGCAAACGGCGCCGTTACCCAAGCGGTCTTGGTCAAAGCGCCACCCGTTAAGACGACGATTAATTATTGTTGGCGTTATTTTAGCGCTCTTGATGGTGGCCTTTGGTATTGGTCTAGCTTTAAGTCGGCCACAAATGACGACGGTGCCTAAGGTGACTGGTATGACCCAAGCCGCAGCCACCACTGCTTTGGCGAAACGCCATTTAGCGGTAGGTACAATTAAACGCGTCAAAAGTAATCGCGTTGCTAAAAACCAAGTGATTAAAAGTACGCCGGCGACGAAGGCCCATGTTCAAGTTCGTTCACGGATTAACTTAACGCTCAGTAATGGCGCCAAACAAGTCAGTTTCGGTAATTATATTAACGAAAGCTATGCGGCCGTGCGGCAAACATTAGTGGCGGAAGGGTTCAAAGTTCAGGAGCGTTTTAGTACTTCTGCCGTCGGGACTGGGCAAATTATTAGTCAAGACGTTGTCGCTGGTAGTCAGGTTTTGCCGACTAAAACAACGATAACGTTTACGGTAAGTGCCGGTAATCGGCTGGTAGCTTTGAAAGATTTGACGGGCGAAAGTCAGGCTGATATCTTGGCTTATGCGACCGCTAATCGGTTAAATGTGAACTTTAAACCGGGCTATTCTGATGAACAAAAGACGGGTTATTCTTATGATCAAACCCCAGATGGTGGGACGCAGGTCCGGGCCGGGTCAACGTTAACGGTCAGTGTGTCCAAAGGCGCACAGCCAGCGACCACGGCGACACTGAAAAACTTTTATGTTAAAGTAACGGTGCCCTATGTGACACTGAATTCGGCGACGACCCAATCAAATGATGTCAAAATTTATTTAGCTGATGATAGCCATTTATTGACGACACTTTATCGTAATGTTGCAATTACGCACAATACGCGGTTGAGTTTGCCATTTCAGTTAACCAATGGCGCAGTGGGGCGGTATCGAATCGTTCGTAATGGGGTGGTTGTTGCTGAAAATGCAAAAGTGACCAGTGCTGATGCGACGAATGAGTAA
- the rpe gene encoding ribulose-phosphate 3-epimerase, with amino-acid sequence MIKIAPSILSADFVNLQRDVSIVEQAGADYLHIDVMDGQFVPNLSFGMSTVAALRPLTSLTLDCHLMIVEPERFVTQFAQAGADLIGVHVESTQHIYHVLQLIKNAGVKAEVVVNPGTPLSMITELLPLVDQVLIMTVNPGFGGQHFLAPMIKKIQALHQLKQQNGYTFDIEVDGGINDQTVKACYEAGATVAVAGSFVYASADPSQRIQDLKVATN; translated from the coding sequence ATGATTAAAATTGCCCCTTCAATTCTAAGTGCCGATTTTGTTAATTTACAACGCGATGTCAGTATTGTGGAACAGGCCGGTGCGGACTATTTGCACATCGACGTGATGGATGGTCAATTCGTGCCGAATCTATCATTTGGGATGAGTACGGTCGCAGCATTGCGGCCTTTAACGTCGTTAACGCTAGATTGTCATTTAATGATTGTGGAACCAGAGCGATTTGTCACCCAATTTGCACAAGCTGGTGCGGATTTAATCGGGGTGCACGTCGAAAGTACCCAGCATATTTACCATGTCTTACAATTAATTAAAAATGCCGGTGTTAAGGCTGAAGTGGTGGTTAATCCCGGGACCCCCTTGAGCATGATTACGGAATTGTTGCCGCTTGTTGACCAAGTGTTAATCATGACTGTTAATCCTGGTTTTGGTGGTCAACATTTCTTAGCACCAATGATCAAAAAAATTCAGGCTTTACATCAATTAAAACAACAAAATGGTTATACGTTTGATATTGAAGTTGATGGTGGTATCAATGATCAGACGGTTAAAGCTTGTTACGAGGCGGGAGCGACGGTCGCAGTCGCTGGGTCATTTGTGTACGCCAGTGCCGATCCTAGTCAACGGATTCAGGATTTAAAGGTGGCGACGAACTAA
- the rpmB gene encoding 50S ribosomal protein L28 produces MAKDFVTGKRTHFGNSRSHALNHSRRSWKANLQKVRILVDGKPKKVWISARTLKSGKVTRV; encoded by the coding sequence ATGGCAAAAGACTTCGTTACAGGCAAACGGACGCACTTTGGTAACTCGCGTTCTCACGCTTTAAACCACAGCCGCCGCAGCTGGAAAGCTAACTTGCAAAAAGTTCGCATTTTAGTTGATGGTAAACCAAAGAAGGTTTGGATTTCAGCTCGGACCTTGAAATCAGGTAAAGTAACGCGCGTTTAG
- a CDS encoding thiamine diphosphokinase: MPKTVRLLVGGPTTNWPTGLAQLPGPWVGADRGALRLVKLGLKPVIAVGDFDSIDAAELATVKQVLTGTVVVKPDQDQTDTQLAVKTIFAQLHPDELIIYGATGGRLDHLLANLWLVLDPQFRQWAPQIKLVDRQNSVQFFLPGVYTLQKEVDKTYLAFVPLLPTHLTLADAKYRLQDAANDYPISWASNEFVGDTTRFSFDQGVVAVIQSCD, from the coding sequence ATGCCCAAAACGGTTAGATTGTTAGTGGGTGGACCAACGACGAACTGGCCGACCGGGTTAGCGCAATTACCGGGACCCTGGGTTGGAGCTGATCGTGGGGCATTACGGTTGGTTAAGTTAGGCCTTAAGCCAGTCATTGCAGTCGGGGATTTTGATTCAATTGATGCGGCTGAATTAGCGACGGTGAAACAAGTGTTGACGGGGACTGTCGTGGTTAAGCCTGATCAGGATCAGACGGATACGCAATTAGCGGTTAAGACAATTTTTGCGCAGCTGCATCCGGATGAGTTAATCATCTATGGGGCGACAGGTGGGCGCTTAGACCATCTATTAGCGAATTTGTGGTTGGTCCTCGATCCTCAATTTCGGCAGTGGGCGCCGCAAATTAAATTAGTTGATCGCCAGAATAGTGTGCAATTCTTTTTGCCGGGCGTCTATACGCTTCAAAAAGAGGTTGATAAGACCTATCTGGCCTTTGTACCACTGTTACCGACACATTTAACGTTAGCTGATGCGAAGTACCGCTTACAAGATGCTGCCAATGACTATCCAATCTCATGGGCCAGCAACGAATTTGTTGGGGATACAACGCGGTTTAGTTTTGACCAAGGTGTGGTGGCCGTGATTCAAAGTTGTGATTAA
- a CDS encoding Asp23/Gls24 family envelope stress response protein has protein sequence MAVKIKTQFGTIDIDNDVIATVVGGAATDNYGVVGMASRNQIRDNLNEILRRENFARGVVVRQEDNGVAIEVNIIVSYGTKISEVSRNVQAKVKYNLQNMLGVAANSVNVIVQGVRVMND, from the coding sequence ATGGCTGTCAAAATCAAAACGCAATTTGGAACAATCGATATCGATAACGATGTGATTGCGACGGTAGTTGGCGGTGCCGCTACTGATAACTACGGAGTTGTCGGCATGGCTAGTCGGAACCAAATTCGTGATAATTTAAATGAAATTTTACGCCGCGAAAACTTTGCGCGGGGTGTGGTGGTACGACAAGAAGATAATGGGGTCGCAATTGAAGTCAACATTATTGTCAGTTATGGGACAAAAATCTCAGAAGTATCACGAAATGTCCAAGCCAAGGTCAAATATAACTTACAAAATATGCTTGGCGTTGCGGCAAATTCGGTCAACGTCATTGTCCAGGGTGTTCGGGTAATGAACGACTAA
- a CDS encoding bacteriocin immunity protein: MDKPTKAIVTSAARVTLLTDQLSAAYAEAQQADDQALQKLLLTHAIALNNGTPYLEVINQLTHAISGYYVHYHQVPPAVLAIYRGLQADVTAGTIDAAALRKRNLATGLSLAPITFEGC, from the coding sequence ATGGATAAACCAACTAAGGCGATTGTAACATCGGCAGCGCGGGTGACGTTACTGACAGATCAGTTAAGTGCAGCCTACGCTGAGGCGCAGCAGGCGGATGATCAGGCCTTACAAAAGTTATTGTTAACGCATGCAATAGCGCTTAATAATGGCACGCCATATCTGGAGGTCATTAATCAGTTAACACATGCTATTTCAGGCTATTATGTTCATTATCACCAAGTGCCGCCAGCTGTATTAGCCATTTATCGTGGCTTACAGGCGGATGTTACTGCCGGTACCATCGACGCTGCGGCGTTACGAAAACGAAATTTAGCAACCGGTTTAAGTTTAGCCCCAATTACTTTTGAGGGCTGTTAA
- the rsgA gene encoding ribosome small subunit-dependent GTPase A — protein sequence MKIGQIRQSLSGFYDVYADGELYRTRARGNFRKRKITPLVGDRVEFDSTTPQEGYILKVLDRETQLVRPPVANIDLAIVVTATTTQEFSTNLLDRQLVALEVAGVHSVIYMAKTDLLSEAEFAARAQLAAAYEEIGYQVIIDRTAFSTAALTAVKKAIAGHVAVVMGQTGAGKSTLLNHLRPDLGLATGEISQALNRGKHTTRKVSLIEIAAGLIADTPGFSSYEVFDIPATDLTHYFPEFVRLSVDCKYRGCVHINEPHCAVKAALADQQILQSRYDNYLQFYETIKNKKVIYNKKK from the coding sequence TTGAAAATTGGACAAATTCGACAATCGTTAAGTGGGTTTTATGATGTTTATGCGGATGGTGAACTTTATCGAACGCGGGCCCGTGGGAATTTTCGTAAGCGTAAGATTACGCCGTTAGTTGGGGACCGAGTCGAGTTTGATAGCACGACGCCCCAAGAAGGTTATATTTTAAAAGTGCTGGATCGAGAGACACAATTAGTCCGACCGCCAGTCGCTAATATTGATTTGGCGATTGTGGTGACTGCAACCACGACCCAAGAATTTTCAACCAACTTATTGGACCGCCAGTTAGTTGCGTTAGAAGTGGCGGGCGTGCATTCGGTGATTTACATGGCTAAGACTGACTTGCTTAGTGAGGCCGAATTTGCGGCCCGCGCGCAATTAGCAGCGGCCTATGAGGAGATTGGTTATCAGGTTATTATTGACCGAACCGCTTTTTCAACGGCTGCGCTAACGGCAGTTAAAAAAGCGATTGCGGGCCATGTTGCGGTAGTTATGGGCCAGACGGGGGCCGGCAAATCGACCTTGTTGAACCATTTACGCCCTGATTTAGGCCTCGCCACCGGTGAGATTTCACAAGCATTGAATCGGGGGAAACATACGACCCGGAAAGTTAGCCTCATTGAAATTGCTGCCGGATTAATTGCTGACACGCCGGGATTTTCTTCTTATGAAGTGTTCGATATTCCAGCAACGGATTTAACCCATTATTTCCCAGAATTTGTGCGGCTCAGTGTTGATTGTAAGTATCGCGGTTGTGTGCATATTAATGAGCCACATTGTGCTGTTAAAGCCGCCTTGGCGGATCAACAGATTTTGCAAAGCCGCTATGATAATTACTTACAATTTTATGAAACGATTAAAAATAAAAAAGTTATCTATAATAAGAAAAAGTGA